In Bradyrhizobium sp. WBOS07, the genomic window TCTCGACCACATTGACGCCGTCGCCGCGAAGCAGCCCGATAACGCGCTGGCGCGTGATGCCGTTGAGGAACGTGCCGTTGGGAGCCGGCGTATAGACCACGCCGTCCTTGGCCATGAACACGTTGGAATTGCCGAACTCGGCGACGTTGCCGAGCATGTCCAGCATCAGCGCGTTCTGAAAGCCGCGCGAGGCGGCTTCCGCCAGCGCACGCGAATTGTTCGGATAGAGGCAGGCCGCCTTCGCCTCGACCGGCGCGCATTCGGCGGTCGGGCGGCGGAACGGCGACAGGGTGACGGCGTTGCCGACCGGCTTTGGCATCGGCGCCTCGTAGATGCACAGGCACCAATTGGTGGTCTCCGGGTCGAACAGCACGCCGCCGCCCGAACCGTTCTGCGCCCAATACATTGGACGGACGTAGAGCTCGGCATTGGCCGCAAAGCGCGCAATGCCCTCGCGCGCAAGCCCGAGCCAGGTGTCGGTATCGACCACCGGCTTCAGGCCGAAACTGATCGCAGATTGATTGGCGCGCGCGAGGTGACGGTCGAGATCGGGCGCGACGCCCTCGAACGCGCGCGCACCATCGAATACCACCGAGCCGAGCCAGGCCGCGTGCGTGCGAGGGCCCATGATCGGCACGTTGCCGTCATGCCATTTGCCCTCGAAGAAGGTCCAGCTCGGCGAATATTCGATCGGCTTCTTGATCTCGGCCATGACGGCCTCCCCTTGGAAATATAAGGGCACTATTGTCCCAATTCCTAAACGATTTGCTGTCGGGCCAGCACTCTCTCCTGGCGGGTAAAACGCGCCAAACAGGCTATAATGCGGGCAATGATACGGAGATTGCCATGCCGCTCGATCCGCTCGCAAAGCGCTTGTTGACCATGATGGCCGCGGCCGCGCCGCAGGCGAAAAGCCGGCCGAGCGTGGAGGCGCGGCGGCAATCGCTGGCCAAGCTGATGCAGTTCGCGCGCGCGGATGCGCCCGATGTGACGACGCGCGACGGCGTGCTGCCCGGCCGCGACGGCGATCTGCTTTATCGCCTCTACACGCCTGCAAATGCCGACGAGGTTGCACCGGGCTTCGTGTTCTTTCACGGCGGCGGCCTCGTCGCCGGCGGCATTGCCACGCATGACCGCATCGCGGCGGCGCTGGCGCATGCCACCGGCTGCCGTCTTATTTCCGTCAATTACCGGCTCGCGCCGGAGCATAGGTTTCCTGCCGCCGTCGACGATGCCATTGCCGCCACCGAATGGGTCGCGCGCGAGGCCGCATCGCTCGGCATCGACGCGGACCGCCTGGTGGTCGGCGGCGATTCCGCCGGTGCAACGCTCGCCGCGATCGTGTGCCAGGAGGCGGCACAGACCGCGGGCCTTGCCATCGCCGCACAATGCCTGATCTGCCCGGTGCTGGATTTCGAGGAAACCTCGCCGTCACGCGAGGCCTTTGCCGAGGGCCATCTGATCGACCGCGTCACGATCGAGGCCGATCTTTCCGACTATCTGCCTGAGGGCGTCGACACGGCCGATCCCCGCGTGTCTCCGCTGCGCGCCACACGGCTCACAGGCCTGCCGACCGCGATCATCCACACCGCCGAGTACGACCCGATGCGCGATGAGGGCAATGCCTATGCCCGCAAGCTGCTCGCCGCAGGCGTCGCCGTCGAGCATGTCTGCCACGACGGCATGGTTCACAATTTCCACGCCATGGGCGCGATCCTGCCGCAGGCACAGCTCGTGCTGTCGCAGATCGGCGAGCAGGTGCGGCGAGCGGTAGAGAGGTAGATCACACCCGCGCGCCGAGCACGGCCCTGGCCGCCATGACATAGTCAGGCCAATGCGCGTCCGCATAACGCTCCGCCTGGCGGCCGCAGGTGACGTCGGGCGCATGCGCTGCGGCGATCATGCGCGCAAAGCGTTCTTCGGCAACCGTCGTGTCATCGCGCGCCGGCGCGGGTACCGCGGCCACGGCGGCCGGAGCGACGGCGAGCCCTGCCATTCCGGCGAGCAGGATGCGGCGTGACGTGGTCATGGCTGTCGTCCTCCATTGTTCCGGCCTGCTCCGGCCGGCGAGCGGGTCGGTGCAGTCACGCCAAGGTAGCCGCGCCCGTCGATGCAGTCCATGGCTCGCGGATGGCGCTTGACCGCGACAGCGATCACGTTCCATCTAGCGCGCGATTTCGCCCGCGCGTCGGATTGTCTCGTGTCTCCTCACCGCCCATCGTATCGTCCGAGTTTGCGCGCTGCCGCGATGGGACTGGCCTGCCTGACGATTTCGGTCAGCGCCGCCTACTCCGCCGAAGATGAAGAGGATGCAGCAGCGCAACCTGCCGTCCCGAACCTCTATCTCGATCTGCGCACGAGCTATGCGTCGGTTCCGGCAGGGACGCTCGGACTCGGTTTCGGCACCAGCTCGCTATCGGCCGCGCTGCAAGCCCTGGCGGTGCGCAGAGGCGCAACGTTGCCGAACGGTCTGCCGGCCGCGAAATCGATTGCCGTCGACCTGCCGCTCACCGTCGACGTCGACGACCGCGTCTCGCTTTATGGCGGCGTGTCAGGCTCGACGACCGACATTGGCGACGGCTGGTCGAGGTTCGACATCACGAGCTGGAACATCGGCGTGCAGGCCGACCTCTACCGGCAGGATGGCGGCGCAATTCCGACCATCACGCTGCAATCGACCTTGACGCAATCTGTGCCGAACGATCACGGCATGACGAATTCGCTGAACAACATCCTGGAATTCGACTACGCGCTCGACGAGGACGAGACGCGGGGCTGGCTGACCGGCGTGCAGCATACCTACACCACCATCGCCAGCCCATTCGCCAGCATCCGGCCGAACACGATCCTCTATGCCGGCGGCTATTACCAATGGCCGAGCAACTGGAAATTCACCGGACGCCTTGGCATGCAGTCGTTCGGCGGCGCGCAGCTGGCGGGCCGGGCGCTTGCGGAATCCTTCATGCAGCCGATCCTGCGGCTCGACCTTGATCGCATGGACGACAACGACAATCGCCTGTTCGGCATCACCGCACAGATCGCCTGGACCCCGAAGCCGTCTTACCAGCTGACCCTGCGAACGCCGCTCTACGCGATCCGCAACTGACGGCGCCGATCGCATCCGCAAACGCGTGACGAGCGCGCAGATCGCCTGCAAGCAAGGCAGCGGATTGATCGAAGGACGCAGCTATTGCGGCGGCACCGAAGCGTCGGACGCGCCCTTGGGATTTGCGACGTCATCGACGGCGAGCTTCAGCGGCTCACCGGTCGCAAGGAACGACGACAGCGCCGCCTCGAACGGAGCCGGATCGAGCCCGCGCGCCTTCAGCCATTCGGGCTCGTAATAGGTTTGCCGGTAGCGCTCGCCGGAATCGCAGATCAACGTCACCAGCGACCCCACGATGTTGGCCTGGCGCATCTCTGAGGCCAGCCGGCACAGCGCCAGGAAATTGGTGCCGGTGGAGCCGCCCACCGGACGGCGCAGCCGGCGCGACAACACGTTCATCGCCGCGATCGTGGCCGCGTCCGGAATCTTCATCATGCGGTCGACCACTTCGGGCACGAAGGAGGGCTCGCAACGCGGCCGGCCGACGCCCTCGATCAGCGACGGACGATCGCAGACATGAGAGCGGTCCTGCGAGCGGAAGCAGTCGAAGAAAGCGGAATGCTCGACATCGGCAACGCACAGACGTGTCGGATATTGCCGATAGCGCAAATAGCGCCCGATCGTGGCCGAGGTGCCACCGGTGCCCGCGCCCATCACGATCCAGTCGGGCAGCGGGCGCCGCTCGCCCTGCAATTGCGTAAAGATCGACTCGGCGATGTTGTTGTTGCCGCGCCAGTCGGTGGCACGCTCGGCGAAGGTGAACTGGTCCATGTAGTGACCGTTCAGGCGCGAGGCGAGCGCGACGGCTTCCGCATAGAGCGCACGGCCATCGTCGATCAGGTGGCAATGGCCGCCATAGTGCTCGATCGCGGCGATCTTCTCCGCCGAGGTCGTGCGCGGCATCACGGCGTAGAAGGGGACCCCAATCATCTCTGCGAAATAGGCCTCCGACACCGCAGTCGATCCCGACGAGGCCTCGACCACAGGTGTGCCTTCACGGATGTGACCGTTGCAGAGCGCGTAGAGAAATAGCGATCGCGCCAGGCGATGCTTCAGGCTGCCGGTCGGATGGGTGGACTCGTCCTTCAGATAGATATCGATGCCCGATAGCGCCGGCACGATCAGCCGGATCAGATGCGTATCGGCGGTGCGGCACTGGTCGGCCTCGATCGCGGCGACGGCCTCGTCGACCCAGCCGCGCCGATAGGCAGGCCCGGCCGCGTTGCGGAAGGGAAGTGGGTCCATCGGCATGACCAGGCGATTCCTCGAAAACTGACGTCCATCTAGCACGAGGCGCTTCGCGTACGCGCTCAAAATTCCAGCGGCGCGTTGTCCACGACCTCCTTCATCACGAAGAAGGTGCGGGTCTGGCGCACGCCGGGCAGTGCGATCAGTTGCTCGCCGTGGATGCGGTTGAAATCCTCCATGTCGCCGACGCGGATCTTCAGGAAATAGTCGAAGTCGCCGGCGACGAGGTGGCAATCGAGCACGAATTTCAACCTGGCGATCGCCTGCTCGAAGCTGGCGAAGCTCTCCGGCGTGGAGCGGTCGAGCACGACGCCGACCATCACCAGCGTGCCCTTCGCCACTTTCTTGGGAGCGACCATGGCGCGGACGGCCGCGATGAACCCGTCCTCGAACAGGCGCTGGGTCCGGCGGTGGCAGGTGGCGGGGCTGATCGCGACCGTCTCGGCCAGCTCGGCGTTACTGAGCCGCCCATTATTTTGCAATAATCTCAAGATCTTAAGGTCAATACGGTCCAGACGGGCTGACATGAAAGAAGCTTTCACTCACTGACAGAGTTATGGAAGAATTATTTGCCTATTGGGCCGATAGTGTAAGCAAAAGCGCAGTATGCGCGCAACATTCGGGAGCACATTTCGCTCGTGCGATGCTAGGCAGCTGCCGCCATCAACGCCAATCGGGATGACCCATGAAGCTCGACAAATTTCCGCGCTATCCCCTGACCTTCGGCCCGACGCCCATCGAGAAGCTGGAGCGGCTGTCCAAGCACCTCGGCGGCAATGTCGAGATCTATGCCAAGCGCGAGGACTGCAATTCCGGCCTCGCCTATGGCGGCAACAAGCTGCGCAAGCTCGAATACATCATCCCTGATGCGATCGCCTCCAACGCCGACACCCTGGTCTCGATCGGCGGCGTGCAGTCGAACCACACCCGCATGATCGCGGCGGTCGCGGCCAAGATCGGCATGAAGTGCCGCCTGGTGCAGGAAGCCTGGGTGCCGCACGAGGACGCCGTCTATGACCGCGTCGGCAACATCATGCTCTCGCGCATCATGGGCGCCGACGTGCGCCTGGTCGACGAGGGCTTCGACATCGGCATCCGCAAGAGCTGGGAGCAGGCGATCGAGGAAGTGAAGGCCGCGGGCGGCAAGCCTTACGCCATTCCCGCCGGCGCCTCCGTGCACAAATACGGCGGGCTCGGCTATGTCGGCTTCGCCGAGGAAGTGCGCAAGCAGGAAGCCGCGCTCGGCTTCAAGTTCGACTATATCATCGTCTGCACGGTGACCGGCTCGACCCATGCCGGCATGCTGGTCGGCTTCGCCGCCGATGGCCGCGCTCGCAAGGTGATCGGGATCGACGCCTCGTTCACGCCGGCGCAGACCAAAGCGCAGGTGCTCGAGATCGCGCAGAACACCGCCGGGCTCGTCG contains:
- a CDS encoding alpha/beta hydrolase; translated protein: MPLDPLAKRLLTMMAAAAPQAKSRPSVEARRQSLAKLMQFARADAPDVTTRDGVLPGRDGDLLYRLYTPANADEVAPGFVFFHGGGLVAGGIATHDRIAAALAHATGCRLISVNYRLAPEHRFPAAVDDAIAATEWVAREAASLGIDADRLVVGGDSAGATLAAIVCQEAAQTAGLAIAAQCLICPVLDFEETSPSREAFAEGHLIDRVTIEADLSDYLPEGVDTADPRVSPLRATRLTGLPTAIIHTAEYDPMRDEGNAYARKLLAAGVAVEHVCHDGMVHNFHAMGAILPQAQLVLSQIGEQVRRAVER
- a CDS encoding 1-aminocyclopropane-1-carboxylate deaminase, whose translation is MKLDKFPRYPLTFGPTPIEKLERLSKHLGGNVEIYAKREDCNSGLAYGGNKLRKLEYIIPDAIASNADTLVSIGGVQSNHTRMIAAVAAKIGMKCRLVQEAWVPHEDAVYDRVGNIMLSRIMGADVRLVDEGFDIGIRKSWEQAIEEVKAAGGKPYAIPAGASVHKYGGLGYVGFAEEVRKQEAALGFKFDYIIVCTVTGSTHAGMLVGFAADGRARKVIGIDASFTPAQTKAQVLEIAQNTAGLVELGKQLVADDVVLIEDYAYPAYGVPSEETKEAIRLSARLEGMITDPVYEGKSMQGLIDLAKKGYFEKGAKILYAHLGGAPALNGYAYAFRNG
- a CDS encoding branched-chain amino acid aminotransferase, producing the protein MAEIKKPIEYSPSWTFFEGKWHDGNVPIMGPRTHAAWLGSVVFDGARAFEGVAPDLDRHLARANQSAISFGLKPVVDTDTWLGLAREGIARFAANAELYVRPMYWAQNGSGGGVLFDPETTNWCLCIYEAPMPKPVGNAVTLSPFRRPTAECAPVEAKAACLYPNNSRALAEAASRGFQNALMLDMLGNVAEFGNSNVFMAKDGVVYTPAPNGTFLNGITRQRVIGLLRGDGVNVVEKTLRYADFLAADEIFSTGNFAKVAPVMRIDERELKPGPLYARARKLYWDFAHAVKLAA
- a CDS encoding Lrp/AsnC family transcriptional regulator; amino-acid sequence: MSARLDRIDLKILRLLQNNGRLSNAELAETVAISPATCHRRTQRLFEDGFIAAVRAMVAPKKVAKGTLVMVGVVLDRSTPESFASFEQAIARLKFVLDCHLVAGDFDYFLKIRVGDMEDFNRIHGEQLIALPGVRQTRTFFVMKEVVDNAPLEF
- a CDS encoding PLP-dependent cysteine synthase family protein; this encodes MDPLPFRNAAGPAYRRGWVDEAVAAIEADQCRTADTHLIRLIVPALSGIDIYLKDESTHPTGSLKHRLARSLFLYALCNGHIREGTPVVEASSGSTAVSEAYFAEMIGVPFYAVMPRTTSAEKIAAIEHYGGHCHLIDDGRALYAEAVALASRLNGHYMDQFTFAERATDWRGNNNIAESIFTQLQGERRPLPDWIVMGAGTGGTSATIGRYLRYRQYPTRLCVADVEHSAFFDCFRSQDRSHVCDRPSLIEGVGRPRCEPSFVPEVVDRMMKIPDAATIAAMNVLSRRLRRPVGGSTGTNFLALCRLASEMRQANIVGSLVTLICDSGERYRQTYYEPEWLKARGLDPAPFEAALSSFLATGEPLKLAVDDVANPKGASDASVPPQ